One stretch of Caldinitratiruptor microaerophilus DNA includes these proteins:
- a CDS encoding response regulator yields MARILVLEPAPVDRARIAGLLEAAGHSVVVAETARAAEDRLAREPAGSFQLLVTELNLPDRSGLELIRALKSAPATAGVPVLVVTPQPPRELVIDLILAGAENVVSKPFASEVLLRRVTEILAGQRPLRQSRQGEISWSLPEYLEREMKRSLRSGLPLSVVVALARTADGRPVPDLLALLVQALRVRDTDLVFGLETGEVVFLLPDTDRAGAQVVEERIARALAGGGTEAGSGGLRLFTGTASAPADATTAGRLLDIALERARSRAG; encoded by the coding sequence GTGGCGCGCATCCTCGTGCTGGAGCCGGCGCCGGTCGACCGGGCTCGCATCGCGGGGCTCCTGGAGGCTGCCGGCCACTCGGTGGTCGTCGCGGAGACCGCCCGCGCCGCCGAGGACCGCCTGGCACGCGAGCCCGCCGGCAGCTTCCAGCTTCTCGTCACGGAGCTGAACCTGCCGGACCGGTCCGGCCTGGAGCTGATCCGCGCGCTCAAGTCCGCTCCCGCCACGGCGGGGGTGCCCGTACTCGTGGTCACCCCGCAGCCGCCGCGGGAGCTCGTCATCGACCTGATCCTGGCCGGGGCGGAGAACGTCGTCTCCAAGCCGTTCGCCAGCGAGGTCCTCCTGCGGCGGGTGACCGAGATCCTGGCCGGCCAGCGGCCCTTGCGCCAGTCCCGGCAGGGCGAGATCTCCTGGTCCCTGCCGGAGTACCTGGAACGGGAGATGAAACGCTCCCTGCGGAGCGGGCTCCCGCTCTCCGTCGTGGTCGCCCTGGCCCGCACGGCGGACGGCCGCCCGGTACCGGATCTGCTGGCGCTCCTGGTGCAGGCGCTGCGCGTGCGCGACACGGACCTCGTGTTCGGACTCGAAACCGGAGAGGTCGTGTTCCTTCTCCCGGACACGGACCGGGCAGGCGCACAGGTGGTGGAGGAGCGCATCGCCCGGGCGCTGGCCGGAGGGGGGACGGAGGCCGGATCGGGCGGCTTGCGCCTCTTCACGGGGACAGCGTCGGCCCCGGCCGACGCCACCACGGCCGGACGGCTGCTGGACATCGCGCTCGAGCGGGCGCGGTCCCGGGCAGGCTAA
- a CDS encoding zinc-binding metallopeptidase family protein, which produces MELADELARLVELPSVTGREDDVTHFLLEAWADRVDSARVDRAGNYVGLRRGSLPEGSLRVLVAAHVDSIGMMVAAIEPGGFLRAVPVGGVDGRYLLGLEVVVHGRRPVPGVVGARPPHITRPEERRSIPPVAELFVDTGLPEGEVRELVAPGDPVTWRRPLLRLRNGRVAGRSLDNRAGVAALGVVLRELRHLDQAADVYAVGTVGEEFGGMPGARAAAQAIRPHVAIALDVTFGSHHGVTDDHFPLDGGPTIMVGPNCHPGLARFLREVASAEGIPYAMEVSGGSSGTDAWVMQVAAEGSVTGVVSIPLRYMHTPVEVVSLSDIRLAGRLVAAAVARLDEGMVREWTSLS; this is translated from the coding sequence TTGGAACTGGCGGACGAGCTGGCCCGGCTTGTGGAGCTGCCCAGCGTCACGGGCCGGGAGGATGACGTCACGCACTTTCTGCTCGAGGCGTGGGCCGACCGGGTCGACAGCGCCCGGGTGGACCGCGCCGGCAACTACGTGGGCCTGCGGCGGGGGAGCCTGCCGGAGGGGTCGCTGCGCGTCCTGGTGGCTGCCCACGTGGACTCGATCGGGATGATGGTGGCGGCGATCGAGCCGGGCGGGTTCCTGCGCGCCGTGCCGGTCGGGGGCGTGGACGGCCGCTACCTCCTGGGCCTGGAGGTGGTGGTCCACGGCAGGCGGCCGGTGCCGGGGGTGGTGGGGGCGCGTCCGCCCCACATCACCCGTCCGGAGGAGCGCCGGTCGATCCCCCCGGTCGCCGAGCTGTTCGTCGACACGGGCCTCCCGGAGGGCGAGGTGCGCGAGCTCGTCGCCCCCGGCGACCCGGTCACCTGGCGCCGGCCGCTCCTGCGGCTCCGGAACGGGCGGGTGGCCGGGCGCAGCCTCGACAACCGGGCGGGCGTGGCCGCGCTCGGGGTGGTGCTGCGGGAGCTCCGCCACCTGGACCAGGCAGCGGACGTGTACGCGGTGGGGACCGTCGGCGAGGAGTTCGGCGGCATGCCCGGCGCCCGGGCGGCGGCGCAGGCCATCCGGCCGCACGTGGCGATCGCCCTGGACGTCACCTTCGGCAGCCACCACGGGGTGACGGACGACCACTTTCCCCTCGACGGCGGGCCGACCATCATGGTGGGGCCGAACTGCCACCCGGGCCTTGCCCGCTTCCTGCGGGAGGTCGCGTCGGCCGAAGGCATCCCGTACGCGATGGAGGTCTCTGGCGGCAGCTCGGGTACCGACGCCTGGGTGATGCAGGTGGCGGCGGAGGGGTCGGTGACGGGGGTCGTCTCGATCCCGCTGCGGTACATGCACACGCCCGTGGAGGTCGTGAGCCTCTCCGACATCCGGCTGGCCGGGCGCCTGGTGGCGGCCGCCGTGGCCCGGCTCGACGAAGGGATGGTGCGCGAGTGGACGTCGCTCTCCTGA